In Corynebacterium matruchotii, a single genomic region encodes these proteins:
- a CDS encoding amidase family protein, with protein sequence MPESLRRLSSLVAALSPREHGFAYFDPDAARAQLQAQQHRAQRSQKLRRSRGYGRLSGWIIPAKDLSDVAGMPTTLGNRSRTYMATETDPFLLRCLRQGAIIPGKTLAPELGLTAYTEPVGLPHPDNPTLPGHTPGGSSGGAAVMVARGLVRAAHASDGGGSIRIPAACTGIVGYKPPHDTGNANPVAQGFLAGTLTDSAYVNNVTVPARVPRLRVGVLIEPVHAEVEVSEHMLSAVDRAASALSKAGHDVMMVRRPYGDAPFAAFHDILSLRSVKVTGEASPLVSWLRDRGSRIGEHRKEAVITEFMSVKSQVLRAWDVDVLLSPMLAFDPPPIGYFRAMSPESDFYAQTQWTPWATMFNMAGLGALVFPFENIRTPIHVGALRVSPAQLFGVAATLYGDSDRRITL encoded by the coding sequence ATGCCTGAGTCCCTTCGTCGTTTGAGCTCACTCGTGGCCGCTTTGAGCCCACGGGAGCATGGTTTCGCATATTTCGACCCGGATGCCGCCCGAGCGCAGCTGCAAGCACAACAGCATCGAGCGCAACGGTCCCAAAAGCTCCGGCGGTCGCGGGGGTATGGTCGGCTCTCTGGGTGGATTATTCCGGCGAAAGACTTATCGGATGTTGCGGGCATGCCCACCACGTTGGGAAACCGGAGTCGGACGTATATGGCGACGGAAACGGATCCGTTTCTTCTCCGCTGTCTGCGGCAGGGCGCCATTATTCCGGGGAAAACTTTGGCCCCCGAGCTGGGACTCACCGCCTACACCGAACCGGTGGGGTTGCCGCACCCGGATAATCCCACGCTGCCGGGGCACACGCCGGGCGGGTCGTCGGGTGGTGCCGCGGTCATGGTGGCGCGGGGGTTGGTGCGGGCGGCCCACGCATCGGATGGTGGGGGGTCGATTCGGATTCCGGCAGCGTGCACGGGCATTGTGGGCTATAAGCCGCCGCACGACACGGGGAACGCAAACCCGGTGGCGCAGGGGTTTCTTGCCGGCACGCTCACCGACTCGGCGTATGTGAATAATGTCACCGTCCCGGCGCGGGTGCCGCGGCTGCGGGTGGGGGTGCTGATCGAGCCGGTGCATGCGGAGGTTGAGGTTTCGGAGCACATGCTTTCGGCGGTGGATCGGGCGGCGTCGGCGTTGAGTAAGGCCGGGCATGATGTGATGATGGTGCGGCGGCCGTATGGGGATGCCCCGTTTGCGGCGTTTCACGATATTTTGTCGTTGCGGTCGGTGAAGGTGACGGGTGAGGCCTCGCCGTTGGTGTCGTGGCTGCGGGATCGGGGGTCCCGGATTGGGGAGCATCGGAAGGAGGCGGTGATTACCGAGTTCATGTCGGTGAAGTCGCAGGTGTTGCGGGCGTGGGATGTGGATGTGCTGCTCAGCCCCATGTTGGCGTTTGATCCGCCGCCGATCGGGTATTTTCGGGCCATGTCGCCCGAATCTGATTTCTATGCGCAAACCCAGTGGACGCCGTGGGCAACCATGTTTAATATGGCAGGCTTGGGCGCATTGGTTTTCCCGTTTGAGAATATTCGTACGCCTATTCATGTGGGCGCGTTGCGGGTGTCGCCGGCCCAATTATTTGGGGTTGCGGCTACGTTATATGGTGACTCTGATAGGCGAATAACACTATGA